One Periophthalmus magnuspinnatus isolate fPerMag1 chromosome 8, fPerMag1.2.pri, whole genome shotgun sequence genomic window carries:
- the LOC117374473 gene encoding E3 ubiquitin-protein ligase TRIM39-like produces MSSTSERSSEETFLCSICLEVFSEPVTTPCGHNFCRHCISQVWDTDGPCTCPLCKEVFHSRPQLKVNTLLKEVASGFNLEKNRSRSMDEIPDFKEVQCDVCSEPKLKALKSCLVCLCSFCESHLQPHLTVSRLKRHQLMEPVENLEDRMCPTHQRPLELFCATDEKSICVICSIVEHKNHEFFSLEEACEHKRSSLLQTQAQSQHMVEQRRQKIQEIQSLLELSETEALRERAVGLQAFTALMQSVQSRMDLFLVELQEKQSRSHRRAQDLVQRLKQEICDLEQSSAEAKRLSRSHDPLDFLQRCPAPTPPAGLKEWSSVSFEPETCEGSATRALSELENSLSQEFNKQFKELASEINKAELRRVQQCAVEVDLDPDTAHPRLVLSEDLKQVHDTDVRKQLPDSPLRFNKCVSVLGKQSFSSGRFYFEVQVKGKTNWDLGVAQESINRKGDVILRPKHGLWCIVLRNKDEYSACTGPWICLSPQRAPQKVGVFVDYGKGLVSFYDAHSADLLYSFTNCCFKEKLFPFFCPYLNEGGSNSAPLVLTAVETLSSDKVQK; encoded by the coding sequence atgtcctccaccaGTGAAAGGAGCTCTGAGGAGACGTTCCTATGCTCCATCTGTCTGGAGGTGTTCTCTGAGCCAGTGACCACTCCATGTGGACACAACTTCTGCCGACACTGCATCTCTCAGGTCTGGGACACTGATGGACCGTGCACATGTCCTCTATGTAAAGAGGTGTTCCACAGCAGACCACAGCTCAAGGTCAACACGCTCCTGAAGGAGGTGGCCTCAGGGTTTAACCTGGAGAAGAACAGGAGCAGGTCTATGGATGAGATTCCCGACTTTAAAGAGGTGCAGTGTGATGTGTGCTCTGAGCCCAAGCTGAAGGCCCTCAAGTCCTGCCTGGTGTGTCTTTGCTCCTTCTGTGAGAGCCACCTCCAGCCTCATCTCACAGTGTCTAGGCTGAAAAGACACCAGCTGATGGAGCCAGTGGAAAACCTGGAAGACAGGATGTGTCCCACAcaccagcgccccctggagcTCTTCTGTGCCACTGATGAGAAGAGCATTTGTGTGATATGCTCCATTGTAGAGCACAAGAAccatgagttcttctctctggAGGAGGCGTGTGAGCACAAGAGGTCCTCTCTGCTGCAGACTCAGGCTCAGAGCCAGCAcatggtggagcagaggaggcagaagatCCAGGAGATTCAGAGCCTCCTGGAGCTGAGTGAGACAGAGGCCCTCAGAGAGAGGGCTGTGGGGCTGCAGGCCTTCACTGCTCTTATGCAGTCTGTTCAGAGTCGTATGGACCTCTTTTTAGTGGAGCTCCAGGAGAAGCAGAGCCGGAGCCACAGACGAGCCCAGGATCTGGTGCAGCGGCTGAAGCAGGAGATCTGtgatctggagcagagcagcgCTGAGGCCAAACGTCTCTCACGCTCTCATGACCCCCTCGACTTTCTACAGCGCTGCCCTGCACCCACGCCCCCTGCTGGGCTTAAGGAGTGGAGCAGTGTGAGCTTTGAGCCTGAGACGTGTGAGGGCAGTGCGACCCGGGCTCTATCTGAGCTGGAGAACAGTCTCTCTCAGGAGTTTAACAAACAGTTTAAAGAACTGGCCTCAGAGATTAACAAAGCTGAGCTGAGGAGAGTGCAGCAGTGTGCAGTGGAGGTGGATCTGGATCCAGACACTGCTCATCCTCGACTCGTTCTGTCTGAAGATCTTAAACAGGTTCATGACACTGATGTGAGAAAACAGCTCCCAGACTCTCCTCTGAggtttaataaatgtgtttctgttttaggaaAACAAAGTTTCTCTTCTGGCAGGTTTTACTTTGAGGTTCAGGTCAAAGGGAAAACAAACTGGGATTTAGGAGTGGCCCAAGAGTCCATTAATAGGAAGGGAGATGTCATTCTAAGACCCAAACATGGACTATGGTGCATCGTCTTAAGAAACAAAGATGAGTACAGTGCTTGTACTGGCCCTTGGATCTGTCTGTCCCCTCAGAGAGCTCCTCAGAAGGTGGGGGTGTTTGTGGACTATGGAAAGGGTCTGGTCTCTTTTTATGATGCACAttctgcagatctcctctactCCTTCACAAACTGCTGCTTCAAGGAGAagctttttccatttttctgtcCCTATTTAAATGAAGGAGGAtcaaactctgctcctctggtcctcacTGCAGTGGAGACTTTGAGCAGtgacaaagtacaaaagtaa
- the LOC117374471 gene encoding E3 ubiquitin-protein ligase TRIM39-like isoform X1 — MSFTSERSSEETFLCSICLEVFSEPVTTSCGHNFCRRCISQVWDTDGPCTCPLCKKVFHSRPQLKVNTLLKEVASGFNLEKNRSRSTDEMPDFKEVQCDMCSEPKLKALKSCLVCLSSFCESHLQPHLAVSGLKRHQLMEPVENLEDRMCPTHQRPLELFCATDRSCVCTVCVLEHKNHEFLSLEEACERRRSSLLQTQAQSQHMVEQRRQKIQEIQILLELSETETLRERAVGLQAFTALMQSVQSRMDLFLVELQEKQSRSHRRAQDLVQRLKQEICDLEQSSTEAERLSRSHDPLHFLHHCPAPTPPAGLKEWSSVSFEPETCEGSVTRALSELENSLSQEFNKQFKELASEFNKTELRRVQQCAVEVTLGPDTAHPELVLSEDLKQVHHTDVRKQLPDSPLRFDQCPSLLGKQSFSSGRFYFEVQVKGKTNWDLGVAQESINRKGNITACPEHGLWCIVLRNKDEYKACSSPPVPLSPQRAPEKVGVFVDYGKGLVSFYDAHSGDLLYSFTDCCFREKLFPFFSPSLNEGGSNSAPLVLTAVETLSSDKVQK, encoded by the exons ATGTCCTTCACCAGTGAAAGGAGCTCTGAGGAGACGTTCCTATGCTCCATCTGTCTGGAGGTGTTCTCTGAGCCAGTGACCACTTCATGTGGACACAACTTCTGCCGACGCTGCATCTCTCAGGTCTGGGACACTGATGGACCGTGCACATGTCCTCTGTGTAAAAAGGTGTTCCACAGCAGACCACAGCTCAAGGTCAACACACTCCTGAAGGAGGTGGCCTCAGGGTTTAACCTGGAGAAGAACAGGAGCAGGTCTACAGATGAGATGCCCGACTTTAAAGAG GTGCAGTGTGACATGTGCTCTGAGCCCAAGCTGAAGGCCCTCAAGTCCTGCCTGGTGTGTCTGTCCTCCTTCTGTGAGAGCCACCTCCAGCCTCATCTCGCAGTCTCTGGGCTGAAAAGACACCAGCTGATGGAGCCAGTGGAAAACCTGGAAGACAGGATGTGTCCCACAcaccagcgccccctggagcTCTTCTGTGCCACTGACCGAAGCTGCGTCTGTACTGTGTGTGTCCTAGAGCACAAGAACCATGAGTTCTTGTCTCTGGAGGAGGCGTGTGAGCGCAGGAGGTCCTCTCTGCTGCAGACTCAGGCTCAGAGTCAGCAcatggtggagcagaggaggcagaagatCCAGGAGATCCAGATCCTCCTGGAGCTGAGTGAGACAGAGACCCTCAGAGAGAGGGCTGTGGGGCTGCAGGCCTTCACTGCTCTTATGCAGTCTGTTCAGAGTCGTATGGACCTCTTCTTAGTGGAGCTCCAGGAGAAGCAGAGCCGGAGCCACAGACGAGCCCAGGATCTGGTGCAGCGGCTGAAGCAGGAGATCTGtgatctggagcagagcagcactgaggccGAACGTCTCTCACGCTCTCATGACCCCCTCCACTTTCTACACCACTGCCCTGCACCCACGCCCCCTGCTGGGCTTAAGGAGTGGAGCAGTGTGAGCTTTGAGCCTGAGACGTGTGAGGGCAGTGTGACCCGGGCTCTGTCTGAGCTGGAGAACAGTCTCTCTCAGGAGTTTAACAAACAGTTTAAAGAACTGGCCTCAGAGtttaacaaaactgagctgaGGAGAGTGCAGCAGTGTGCAGTGGAGGTCACTTTGGGTCCAGACACAGCTCATCCTGAACTCGTTCTGTCTGAAGATCTCAAACAGGTTCATCACACTGATGTGAGGAAACAGCTCCCAGACTCTCCTCTGAGGTTTGATCAATGTCCTTCTCTTTTAGGAAAACAAAGTTtctcttcaggcaggttttaCTTTGAGGTTCAGGTCAAAGGGAAAACAAACTGGGATTTAGGAGTGGCCCAAGAGTCCATCAACAGGAAGGGAAACATCACTGCATGTCCTGAACATGGGCTGTGGTGCATTGTCTTAAGAAACAAAGATGAATACAAAGCTtgctcttctcctcctgtccctctgtcccctcaGAGAGCTCCTGAGAAGGTGGGGGTGTTTGTGGACTATGGAAAGGGTCTGGTCTCCTTTTATGATGCACATTCTGGAGATCTCCTCTACTCCTTCACAGACTGTTGCTTCAGGGAGAAGCTGTTTCCATTtttcagtcccagtttaaatGAAGGAGGAtcaaactctgctcctctggtcctcacTGCAGTGGAGACTTTGAGCAGtgacaaagtacaaaagtaa
- the LOC117374471 gene encoding E3 ubiquitin-protein ligase TRIM39-like isoform X2 — protein sequence MSSISERSSEETFQCSICLEVFSEPVSTPCGHNFCRRCISQTWDTDGLTCPLCNRSYSTRPELSVNTLLLEMVSQFKLEAEKLKSQVSKPGEVQCDMCSEPKLKALKSCLVCLSSFCESHLQPHLAVSGLKRHQLMEPVENLEDRMCPTHQRPLELFCATDRSCVCTVCVLEHKNHEFLSLEEACERRRSSLLQTQAQSQHMVEQRRQKIQEIQILLELSETETLRERAVGLQAFTALMQSVQSRMDLFLVELQEKQSRSHRRAQDLVQRLKQEICDLEQSSTEAERLSRSHDPLHFLHHCPAPTPPAGLKEWSSVSFEPETCEGSVTRALSELENSLSQEFNKQFKELASEFNKTELRRVQQCAVEVTLGPDTAHPELVLSEDLKQVHHTDVRKQLPDSPLRFDQCPSLLGKQSFSSGRFYFEVQVKGKTNWDLGVAQESINRKGNITACPEHGLWCIVLRNKDEYKACSSPPVPLSPQRAPEKVGVFVDYGKGLVSFYDAHSGDLLYSFTDCCFREKLFPFFSPSLNEGGSNSAPLVLTAVETLSSDKVQK from the coding sequence atgtcctccaTCAGTGAAAGGAGCTCCGAGGAGACGTTCCAATGCTCCATCTGTCTGGAGGTGTTCTCTGAGCCAGTGTCCACTCCATGTGGACACAACTTCTGCCGACGCTGCATCTCTCAGACCTGGGACACTGATGGGCTGACATGTCCTCTGTGTAACAGGAGCTACAGCACAAGACCTGAGCTCAGTGTGAATACTCTGCTCCTGGAGATGGTTTCTCAGTTTAAACTAGAGGCTGAAAAGTTGAAGTCACAAGTGTCCAAACCTGGAGAGGTGCAGTGTGACATGTGCTCTGAGCCCAAGCTGAAGGCCCTCAAGTCCTGCCTGGTGTGTCTGTCCTCCTTCTGTGAGAGCCACCTCCAGCCTCATCTCGCAGTCTCTGGGCTGAAAAGACACCAGCTGATGGAGCCAGTGGAAAACCTGGAAGACAGGATGTGTCCCACAcaccagcgccccctggagcTCTTCTGTGCCACTGACCGAAGCTGCGTCTGTACTGTGTGTGTCCTAGAGCACAAGAACCATGAGTTCTTGTCTCTGGAGGAGGCGTGTGAGCGCAGGAGGTCCTCTCTGCTGCAGACTCAGGCTCAGAGTCAGCAcatggtggagcagaggaggcagaagatCCAGGAGATCCAGATCCTCCTGGAGCTGAGTGAGACAGAGACCCTCAGAGAGAGGGCTGTGGGGCTGCAGGCCTTCACTGCTCTTATGCAGTCTGTTCAGAGTCGTATGGACCTCTTCTTAGTGGAGCTCCAGGAGAAGCAGAGCCGGAGCCACAGACGAGCCCAGGATCTGGTGCAGCGGCTGAAGCAGGAGATCTGtgatctggagcagagcagcactgaggccGAACGTCTCTCACGCTCTCATGACCCCCTCCACTTTCTACACCACTGCCCTGCACCCACGCCCCCTGCTGGGCTTAAGGAGTGGAGCAGTGTGAGCTTTGAGCCTGAGACGTGTGAGGGCAGTGTGACCCGGGCTCTGTCTGAGCTGGAGAACAGTCTCTCTCAGGAGTTTAACAAACAGTTTAAAGAACTGGCCTCAGAGtttaacaaaactgagctgaGGAGAGTGCAGCAGTGTGCAGTGGAGGTCACTTTGGGTCCAGACACAGCTCATCCTGAACTCGTTCTGTCTGAAGATCTCAAACAGGTTCATCACACTGATGTGAGGAAACAGCTCCCAGACTCTCCTCTGAGGTTTGATCAATGTCCTTCTCTTTTAGGAAAACAAAGTTtctcttcaggcaggttttaCTTTGAGGTTCAGGTCAAAGGGAAAACAAACTGGGATTTAGGAGTGGCCCAAGAGTCCATCAACAGGAAGGGAAACATCACTGCATGTCCTGAACATGGGCTGTGGTGCATTGTCTTAAGAAACAAAGATGAATACAAAGCTtgctcttctcctcctgtccctctgtcccctcaGAGAGCTCCTGAGAAGGTGGGGGTGTTTGTGGACTATGGAAAGGGTCTGGTCTCCTTTTATGATGCACATTCTGGAGATCTCCTCTACTCCTTCACAGACTGTTGCTTCAGGGAGAAGCTGTTTCCATTtttcagtcccagtttaaatGAAGGAGGAtcaaactctgctcctctggtcctcacTGCAGTGGAGACTTTGAGCAGtgacaaagtacaaaagtaa
- the LOC117374471 gene encoding E3 ubiquitin-protein ligase TRIM39-like isoform X3, with protein sequence MSFTSERSSEETFLCSICLEVFSEPVTTSCGHNFCRRCISQVWDTDGPCTCPLCKKVFHSRPQLKVNTLLKEVASGFNLEKNRSRSGEVQCDMCSEPKLKALKSCLVCLSSFCESHLQPHLAVSGLKRHQLMEPVENLEDRMCPTHQRPLELFCATDRSCVCTVCVLEHKNHEFLSLEEACERRRSSLLQTQAQSQHMVEQRRQKIQEIQILLELSETETLRERAVGLQAFTALMQSVQSRMDLFLVELQEKQSRSHRRAQDLVQRLKQEICDLEQSSTEAERLSRSHDPLHFLHHCPAPTPPAGLKEWSSVSFEPETCEGSVTRALSELENSLSQEFNKQFKELASEFNKTELRRVQQCAVEVTLGPDTAHPELVLSEDLKQVHHTDVRKQLPDSPLRFDQCPSLLGKQSFSSGRFYFEVQVKGKTNWDLGVAQESINRKGNITACPEHGLWCIVLRNKDEYKACSSPPVPLSPQRAPEKVGVFVDYGKGLVSFYDAHSGDLLYSFTDCCFREKLFPFFSPSLNEGGSNSAPLVLTAVETLSSDKVQK encoded by the exons ATGTCCTTCACCAGTGAAAGGAGCTCTGAGGAGACGTTCCTATGCTCCATCTGTCTGGAGGTGTTCTCTGAGCCAGTGACCACTTCATGTGGACACAACTTCTGCCGACGCTGCATCTCTCAGGTCTGGGACACTGATGGACCGTGCACATGTCCTCTGTGTAAAAAGGTGTTCCACAGCAGACCACAGCTCAAGGTCAACACACTCCTGAAGGAGGTGGCCTCAGGGTTTAACCTGGAGAAGAACAGGAGCAGGT CTGGAGAGGTGCAGTGTGACATGTGCTCTGAGCCCAAGCTGAAGGCCCTCAAGTCCTGCCTGGTGTGTCTGTCCTCCTTCTGTGAGAGCCACCTCCAGCCTCATCTCGCAGTCTCTGGGCTGAAAAGACACCAGCTGATGGAGCCAGTGGAAAACCTGGAAGACAGGATGTGTCCCACAcaccagcgccccctggagcTCTTCTGTGCCACTGACCGAAGCTGCGTCTGTACTGTGTGTGTCCTAGAGCACAAGAACCATGAGTTCTTGTCTCTGGAGGAGGCGTGTGAGCGCAGGAGGTCCTCTCTGCTGCAGACTCAGGCTCAGAGTCAGCAcatggtggagcagaggaggcagaagatCCAGGAGATCCAGATCCTCCTGGAGCTGAGTGAGACAGAGACCCTCAGAGAGAGGGCTGTGGGGCTGCAGGCCTTCACTGCTCTTATGCAGTCTGTTCAGAGTCGTATGGACCTCTTCTTAGTGGAGCTCCAGGAGAAGCAGAGCCGGAGCCACAGACGAGCCCAGGATCTGGTGCAGCGGCTGAAGCAGGAGATCTGtgatctggagcagagcagcactgaggccGAACGTCTCTCACGCTCTCATGACCCCCTCCACTTTCTACACCACTGCCCTGCACCCACGCCCCCTGCTGGGCTTAAGGAGTGGAGCAGTGTGAGCTTTGAGCCTGAGACGTGTGAGGGCAGTGTGACCCGGGCTCTGTCTGAGCTGGAGAACAGTCTCTCTCAGGAGTTTAACAAACAGTTTAAAGAACTGGCCTCAGAGtttaacaaaactgagctgaGGAGAGTGCAGCAGTGTGCAGTGGAGGTCACTTTGGGTCCAGACACAGCTCATCCTGAACTCGTTCTGTCTGAAGATCTCAAACAGGTTCATCACACTGATGTGAGGAAACAGCTCCCAGACTCTCCTCTGAGGTTTGATCAATGTCCTTCTCTTTTAGGAAAACAAAGTTtctcttcaggcaggttttaCTTTGAGGTTCAGGTCAAAGGGAAAACAAACTGGGATTTAGGAGTGGCCCAAGAGTCCATCAACAGGAAGGGAAACATCACTGCATGTCCTGAACATGGGCTGTGGTGCATTGTCTTAAGAAACAAAGATGAATACAAAGCTtgctcttctcctcctgtccctctgtcccctcaGAGAGCTCCTGAGAAGGTGGGGGTGTTTGTGGACTATGGAAAGGGTCTGGTCTCCTTTTATGATGCACATTCTGGAGATCTCCTCTACTCCTTCACAGACTGTTGCTTCAGGGAGAAGCTGTTTCCATTtttcagtcccagtttaaatGAAGGAGGAtcaaactctgctcctctggtcctcacTGCAGTGGAGACTTTGAGCAGtgacaaagtacaaaagtaa
- the LOC117374472 gene encoding E3 ubiquitin-protein ligase TRIM39-like — MSSTSERSSEETFLCAICLEVFSEPVTTPCGHNFCRRCISQASDTDGLTCPLCKEVFHSRPQLSVSMLLKEVASGFNLERNKRKSMDQMPVLKEVQCDVCSEPRLKAIKSCLVCQTSFCESHIQRHLTVSGLKRHHLMEPVENLEDRTCPTHQRPLELFCATDEKSICVICSILEHKNHEFLSLEEACEHRRSSLLQTQAQNQHMVEQRRQKIQEIQILLELSETEALRERAAGLQAFTALMQSVQRRMDLFLVELQEKQSRSHRRAQDLVQRLKQVICDLEQSSTEAECLSRSHDPLHMGRECTALTPPAGLKEWSSVSFEPETCQGCASRALSELENSLSQEFKQFKKAELRRVQQCAVEVTLDPDTAQPTLVLSEDLKQVHCGNVRKQLPDSPQRFDQYVCVLGKQSFFSGGFYFEVQVKGKTNWDLGVAQESINRKGNITACPEHGLWCIVLRNKDEYKACSSPPVPLSPQRAPEKVGVFVDYGKGLVSFYDAHSADLLYSFTDCCFREKLFPFFCPCNNAEGSNSAPLVLTAVETLISDKVQK, encoded by the coding sequence atgtcctccaccaGTGAAAGGAGCTCTGAGGAGACGTTCCTATGCGCCATCTGTCTGGAGGTGTTCTCTGAGCCAGTGACCACTCCATGTGGACACAACTTCTGCCGACGCTGCATCTCTCAGGCCTCAGACACTGATGGGCTGACATGTCCTCTGTGTAAAGAGGTGTTCCACAGCAGACCGCAGCTCAGTGTCAGTATGCTCCTGAAGGAGGTGGCCTCAGGGTTTAACCTGGAGAGGAACAAAAGAAAATCTATGGATCAGATGCCCGTCTTGAAAGAGGTGCAGTGTGACGTGTGCTCTGAGCCCAGGCTGAAGGCCATCAAGTCCTGCCTGGTGTGTCAGACCTCCTTCTGTGAGAGCCACATCCAGCGTCATCTCACAGTCTCTGGGCTGAAAAGACACCACTTGATGGAGCCAGTGGAAAACCTGGAAGACAGGACGTGTCCCACAcaccagcgccccctggagcTCTTCTGTGCCACTGATGAGAAGAGCATTTGTGTGATATGCTCCATTTTAGAGCATAAGAACCATGAGTTCTTGTCTCTGGAGGAGGCGTGTGAGCACAGGAGGTCCTCTCTGCTGCAGACTCAGGCTCAGAACCAGCAcatggtggagcagaggaggcagaagatCCAGGAGATCCAGATCCTCCTGGAGCTGAGTGAGACAGAGGCCCTCAGAGAGAGGGCTGCAGGGCTGCAGGCCTTCACTGCTCTCATGCAGTCTGTTCAGAGGCGTATGGACCTCTTCTTAGTCGAGCTCCAGGAGAAGCAGAGCCGGAGCCACAGACGAGCCCAGGATCTGGTGCAGCGGCTGAAGCAGGTAATCTGCgatctggagcagagcagcactgaggctGAATGTCTCTCGCGCTCTCATGACCCCCTCCACATGGGACGTGAGTGCACTGCACTCACACCCCCTGCTGGGCTTAAGGAGTGGAGCAGCGTGAGCTTTGAGCCTGAGACGTGTCAAGGCTGTGCATCCCGGGCTCTGTCTGAGCTGGAGAACAGTCTCTCTCAGgagtttaaacagtttaaaaaagccGAGCTGAGGAGAGTGCAGCAGTGTGCAGTGGAGGTGACTCTGGATCCAGACACGGCTCAACCTACACTCGTTCTGTCTGAAGATCTCAAACAGGTTCATTGTGGAAATGTGAGGAAACAGCTCCCAGACTCTCCTCAGAGGTTTGAtcaatatgtttgtgttttaggaAAACAGAGTTTCTTTTCAGGCGGGTTTTACTTTGAGGTTCAGGTCAAAGGGAAAACAAACTGGGATTTAGGAGTGGCCCAAGAGTCCATCAACAGGAAGGGAAACATCACTGCATGTCCTGAACATGGACTGTGGTGCATTGTCTTAAGAAACAAAGATGAATACAAAGCTtgctcttctcctcctgtccctctgtcccctcaGAGAGCTCCTGAGAAGGTGGGGGTGTTTGTGGACTATGGAAAGGGTCTGGTCTCCTTTTATGATGCACAttctgcagatctcctctactCCTTCACAGACTGCTGCTTCAGGGAGAAGCTGTTTCCATTTTTCTGTCCCTGTAATAACGCTGAGGGGtcaaactctgctcctctggtcctcacTGCAGTGGAGACTTTGATTAGtgacaaagtacaaaagtaa